From a region of the Globicephala melas chromosome 19, mGloMel1.2, whole genome shotgun sequence genome:
- the CCDC61 gene encoding centrosomal protein CCDC61 codes for MEDAATLAMDQPAGLQVDYVFRGVEHAVRVMVSGQVLELEVEDRMTADQWRAEFDASFIEDLTHKTGNFKQFNIFCNMLESALTQSSESVTLDLLTYTDLESLRNRKMGGRPGPLASRSAQLNSKRYLILIYSVEFDRIHYPLPLPYQGKPDPVVLRGIIRSLKEELSRLRGLDGQDTRDSRETEIWHLREQVSRLSAEKRELEAQLGRSREEALAGRAARQEVEALRGLVRGLELELRQERGLGHRGSGRRSQDCRRLAKELEEVKASERSLRARLKTLNTELAMYKRGRRTTPVVPPSAREDRASTSRERSTSRGRGAARSSSRESDRGGRGQGRPGRPSPSPTGGRVPRFDPTAFVKAKEKKQRAIKMKQQQQRNRLGSGGSGDRPSTSWSRQTRPPAAVTGRGDAANRSRNRSSSVDSFRSRYSSASSCSEFEDFSESLPRGVRRRGKPPSPTTWRGSNTQQKPSPLERGRHQRRLVDSGGWVPIKEYSSDHQAADMAEIDARLKALQEYMNRLDVHS; via the exons ATGGAGGATGCAG CGACACTGGCCATGGACCAGCCAGCTGGCCTGCAGGTGGACTACGTCTTCCGGGGTGTGGAGCATGCCGTGCGGGTGATGGTGTCTGGGCAGGTGCTAGAGCTGGAGGTGGAGGACCGGATGACGGCCGACCAGTGGCGGGCCGAATTCGATGCCAGCT TCATCGAAGATTTGACTCACAAGACAGGGAACTTCAAACAGTTCAACATCTTCTGTAACATGCTGGAGTCGGCCCTCACCCAG AGCAGTGAGTCGGTTACCCTTGACCTGCTGACCTACACAGATCTGGAGTCCCTGCGGAACCGAAAGATGGGGGGCCGCCCAGGCCCCTTGGCCTCGAGATCGGCCCAGCTCAACTCCAAGCGCTACCTGATCCTCATCTACTCTGTGGAGTTTGACAG GATTCACTACCCGCTGCCCCTCCCGTACCAGGGCAAACCAGACCCTGTGGTCCTGCGGGGCATCATTCGCTCACTAAAGGAGGAGCTGAGCCGCCTTCGAGGGCTGGATGGCCAGGACACTCGGGACAGCCGGGAAACTGAGATCTGGCATCTGCGGGAGCA GGTGTCGCGCTTGTCGGCTGAGAAGCGCGAGCTGGAGGCCCAGCTGGGCAGATCGCGCGAGGAGGCGCTGGCCGGGCGGGCGGCGCGCCAGGAGGTCGAGGCGCTGCGCGGGCTCGTGCGCGGCCTGGAGCTGGAGCTGCGGCAGGAGCGCGGCCTCGGGCACCGCGGGTCCGGCCGCCGAAGCCAGGATTGCCGCCGCCTGGCCAAGGAG CTAGAGGAGGTGAAGGCGTCGGAGCGGAGCCTGCGTGCCCGGCTGAAGACGCTGAACACCGAGCTGGCCATGTACAAGAGGGG GAGACGGACTACACCGGTGGTGCCGCCCTCGGCCCGGGAAGATCGGGCTTCGACGTCTCGGGAGCGCTCCACGTCGCGTGGCCGTGGCGCTGCCCGCTCCTCATCCCGGGAGAGCGACCGCGGGGGCCGGGGTCAAGGCCGCCCTGGCCGCCCCTCGCCCTCGCCCACAG GTGGTCGCGTGCCCCGTTTCGACCCAACAGCCTTTGTGAAAGCCAAGGAGAAGAAGCAGAGAGCGATCAAGATGAA gcagcagcagcagcgaaACCGATTGGGCAGCGGAGGAAGCGGGGACCGTCCATCCACCTCCTGGTCTCGCCAAACTCGGCCCCCCGCAGCCGTGACCGGTCGAGGAGACGCGGCTAACCGCTCCCGAAACCGCAGCTCCTCGG tGGACAGTTTCCGCAGCCGCTACTCGTCCGCCAGCTCCTGCAGCGAGTTCGAGGATTTCTCTGAATCCCTCCCTAGAGG CGTTCGTCGCCGGGGGAAGCCGCCCAGCCCCACCACCTGGAGGGGGTCCAATACG CAGCAGAAACCTAGCCCCCTGGAACGCGGCCGCCATCAGAGACGCCTGGTGGACTCGGGGGGCTGGGTCCCCATCAAAG AGTACAGCTCGGACCACCAGGCAGCTGACATGGCCGAAATCGACGCCCGCCTGAAGGCCTTGCAGGAATACATGAACAGACTGGACGTGCACTCGTGA